In the Natronobacterium texcoconense genome, one interval contains:
- a CDS encoding cupin domain-containing protein — translation MTGNSEPIDGVLRRTVLKTGAGAAGALALSGCAAAEDHDEEDDYDGENDEGVEVDEPDGFEVEILQEHASFTDGVGATFEVTYDDADEPIVVDLEDASTVILAEATWEEGAESGWHRHPGMSIVRMVEGEIEHTMEDDCVPRTYSAGDAWIDPGHVHKADSEGGAFAHVTFLGIPDGEPATEWVEPVEC, via the coding sequence ATGACTGGCAACAGCGAGCCAATCGACGGTGTGTTACGTAGAACAGTACTGAAAACCGGCGCTGGCGCAGCGGGAGCACTCGCACTGAGCGGGTGTGCGGCCGCCGAGGATCACGACGAAGAGGACGACTACGACGGCGAGAACGACGAAGGGGTCGAGGTCGACGAACCTGATGGCTTCGAGGTCGAAATCCTGCAGGAGCACGCGTCCTTCACCGACGGCGTGGGCGCGACGTTCGAGGTAACCTACGACGACGCCGACGAACCGATCGTCGTCGACCTCGAGGACGCCTCGACCGTCATCCTCGCCGAGGCGACGTGGGAGGAGGGCGCGGAGTCCGGGTGGCATCGCCACCCCGGGATGTCCATCGTCCGCATGGTCGAGGGAGAAATCGAGCACACGATGGAGGACGACTGCGTCCCACGGACGTACTCGGCGGGCGACGCGTGGATCGACCCCGGCCACGTCCACAAGGCGGACAGCGAAGGCGGCGCGTTCGCACACGTCACCTTCCTCGGGATCCCCGACGGAGAACCAGCGACGGAGTGGGTCGAGCCGGTCGAGTGCTAA
- a CDS encoding DUF2797 domain-containing protein, producing the protein MQLVGYEPSGRGSALLLGDGESVERRDLEPGDTLSYALGTRRCAGTIADGEHVACDRSGTPYCEYHTSTWVCARCTGTCLKDEMDCYEPHAVYIAAFAPDTFKVGVTREWRLETRLREQGADRAVHLYTVSDGRIAREIEAAIARDLVDRVRTGPKVAALATEVDEDAWERTLADLEGFVADADVAFEFDPAAEDLERGVRERYVFDYGIDLEAQPVQETIASGTVVGVKGRLLVLENGGTTYAVDMRDLVGYELAEDGETNRSLQSSLGSF; encoded by the coding sequence GTGCAACTGGTCGGCTACGAACCGAGTGGTCGGGGTTCGGCGCTGTTGCTCGGCGACGGCGAGTCCGTCGAGCGACGCGACCTCGAGCCAGGCGATACCCTCTCGTACGCCCTGGGGACTCGTCGCTGTGCGGGCACGATCGCCGACGGCGAGCACGTCGCCTGCGATCGATCCGGAACGCCCTACTGCGAGTACCACACGAGCACGTGGGTCTGCGCTCGCTGTACGGGCACGTGCCTGAAAGACGAAATGGACTGCTACGAACCCCACGCAGTCTATATCGCAGCCTTCGCCCCCGACACGTTCAAGGTCGGCGTCACCCGCGAGTGGCGACTCGAGACCCGACTCCGCGAGCAGGGTGCCGACCGCGCCGTCCACCTCTATACCGTCTCGGACGGCCGGATCGCCCGCGAGATCGAGGCCGCGATCGCCCGTGACCTCGTCGACCGAGTCCGAACCGGACCGAAAGTCGCCGCGCTCGCGACCGAGGTCGACGAGGACGCCTGGGAGCGGACGCTCGCGGACCTCGAGGGGTTCGTGGCCGACGCCGACGTCGCGTTCGAGTTCGATCCCGCCGCCGAGGACCTCGAGCGCGGCGTCCGCGAGCGATACGTCTTCGACTACGGAATCGACCTCGAGGCCCAGCCAGTCCAGGAAACGATCGCGAGCGGGACCGTCGTCGGCGTCAAGGGACGGCTGCTCGTCCTCGAGAACGGCGGGACGACCTACGCCGTCGACATGCGCGACCTGGTCGGCTACGAACTCGCGGAGGACGGGGAGACGAATCGCAGCCTCCAGTCGTCGCTCGGCTCCTTTTAA
- a CDS encoding KEOPS complex subunit Pcc1, whose translation MSSHDATAEFEYDSTARARLVAESIAREIGEIDDDRSRTTLDRTGSTVRLEIDADDPVALRAALNTWFSLVDVAERTADVGDAVVGESR comes from the coding sequence GTGTCTTCTCACGACGCGACCGCCGAGTTCGAGTACGACTCGACCGCCCGTGCGCGTCTCGTCGCCGAAAGCATCGCCCGTGAGATCGGCGAGATCGACGACGACCGATCCCGAACCACACTCGACCGAACGGGATCGACCGTCCGACTCGAGATCGACGCGGACGACCCCGTGGCGTTGCGTGCAGCGCTCAACACCTGGTTTTCGCTGGTCGACGTCGCCGAGCGGACGGCGGACGTCGGTGACGCCGTAGTCGGTGAGAGCCGCTGA
- a CDS encoding DNA-directed RNA polymerase subunit P, whose amino-acid sequence MSYKCSRCKRDVQLDEYGGVRCPYCGHRVLLKERSRDVKEVDVR is encoded by the coding sequence ATGAGCTACAAGTGCTCTCGCTGCAAACGCGACGTCCAGCTCGACGAGTACGGTGGCGTCCGCTGTCCGTACTGCGGACACCGCGTACTCCTGAAAGAACGCAGCCGCGACGTCAAGGAAGTCGACGTCAGATAG
- a CDS encoding eL43 family ribosomal protein: protein MSEKGTVGSAGRFGARYGRVARRRVSEIEDDMQNAQVDGDDVTRVGTGIWKNEETGEVFTGGAYRPETPAGRTVKRSIRAALTEDDDE from the coding sequence ATGTCCGAAAAAGGAACCGTCGGTAGCGCGGGCCGCTTCGGTGCACGCTACGGCCGCGTCGCTCGACGTCGCGTCAGCGAGATCGAAGACGACATGCAGAACGCTCAGGTCGACGGTGACGACGTCACCCGCGTCGGCACCGGTATCTGGAAGAACGAGGAGACCGGCGAGGTCTTCACCGGCGGTGCCTACCGCCCCGAGACCCCCGCCGGCCGTACCGTAAAGCGCTCGATCCGCGCCGCACTGACCGAAGACGACGACGAATAA
- a CDS encoding COG1361 family protein, with protein MRRRSYLAAGGSLVAGLSGSVEAIEHELSRRVRGVLASQDGSEIAVRILETNAPVRGGSLLEVPIEIENRGDEPARPEVHLEYDGEHRWTVETPVEAGETETLEYISFRTYPMESDGEATVRVEANGSVDERVVEILAVGELDPDRTRPDRELSVQPDTSLLFEVEGVGEYDGRTQWFVDGEHAGQSMGPWYSAYYDHQGADFWQTTLEETGTRAVTAAVGDDDRSRATWTVDVTEGGVAAPTIEAVRPEEEPLEVTENESIELELDVAHPDGALDRVVWWLGHADVVLEITSVNGADDTATLDLERYCHGCPIVVWVVGENGTVTSESPWVIDEIGDAPDAEPQVAITGTNDPVDAGEVLEVSAELENPTDDEVTRDVELIVGHDPELVDSQSVTVGPDETESFDLEFETAEVRRTQTFPVRVETEESADEWTVTVIGTEDVGPDVTILETNSPVRTGEFLEVTAEVENPHDSAFSREIQLVVGHDPDVVETRGLTLEPGETETVTMGYETAVVERDQEFPVRVETKGDADEVPIFVYVDEPPVLVSILETNDPVVTADVLEVIAELENVGDAEASQDVDLVVGHDPQRVDSAAATLGPDESETVALEFETALVRHTQTFPARVKGETDADVRDVEVIGTDDLDVAVTITETNDPVDAGEFLEVIAEVENEGETAVEQEFELVVGHDPTVEDSAVVRLEPDERETIELGFETAVVESDQEFPVRVESAAAADERTVTVRGTGDDEEVEFDFLDCTTAEVSGAFEEGDDLTVETLFVDSAGPGNAHFSVAFGDELEAPFSGTVRFQVANVLETTVVAETDDEIVVELPDEGFGSTIHLVAVNWTSPDEIGESNPEDCVDERRPERPTIALEEVALVAGDGEYGTHAVTFGYENPNDLPLAGGEFVSGTTPDEPAVLEPGTDSFTVEWTPESADERLVWEVDLEDYLYDEVLRAETEPAEEYAPAEPAFFEVTILQAPDVVEVGDPIEVTAEIENVGDDPGERLVELTLEGRGTVDATWLSLEGGTAETVVLSYPATPADAGDRSATVSTDDDADSVQVTVEELDLPEDPVEEDDAVVEEETETDDPPEETADEQPPDPPDDPADEAADEPPADAGDEDVPAGEGDEGGNGTGDENEDETTGDG; from the coding sequence ATGCGGCGCCGGAGCTATCTCGCCGCTGGGGGGAGTCTGGTGGCGGGGCTTTCGGGAAGCGTGGAAGCGATCGAGCACGAACTCTCGAGACGGGTCCGCGGCGTCCTGGCCTCGCAGGACGGAAGCGAAATCGCGGTTCGAATTCTCGAGACGAACGCACCGGTCCGCGGAGGATCGTTGCTCGAAGTACCGATCGAGATCGAAAACAGGGGCGACGAACCGGCGAGACCGGAGGTCCACCTCGAGTACGACGGCGAACACCGGTGGACGGTCGAGACGCCCGTCGAGGCCGGGGAGACCGAGACGCTCGAGTACATCAGTTTTCGAACGTACCCGATGGAGTCGGACGGCGAGGCAACCGTGCGGGTCGAGGCGAACGGAAGCGTCGACGAGCGTGTCGTCGAGATACTCGCCGTCGGGGAACTGGATCCCGACCGGACCAGACCGGATCGGGAACTCTCGGTCCAGCCCGACACGTCGCTGCTGTTCGAGGTCGAAGGCGTCGGGGAGTACGACGGCCGAACGCAGTGGTTCGTCGACGGCGAGCATGCGGGGCAGTCGATGGGTCCCTGGTACAGCGCCTACTACGACCACCAGGGAGCCGACTTCTGGCAGACAACGCTCGAGGAGACGGGCACTCGAGCGGTCACGGCAGCCGTCGGCGACGACGATCGCAGTCGGGCGACGTGGACCGTCGACGTGACGGAAGGCGGCGTCGCGGCACCGACGATCGAGGCCGTTCGGCCGGAAGAAGAACCGCTCGAGGTAACCGAGAACGAGTCGATCGAACTGGAACTGGACGTCGCCCATCCCGACGGCGCGCTCGACCGCGTCGTCTGGTGGCTCGGGCACGCTGACGTCGTCCTCGAGATCACGTCGGTGAACGGGGCCGACGATACGGCGACGCTCGACCTCGAGCGGTACTGTCATGGCTGTCCGATCGTCGTCTGGGTGGTCGGCGAGAACGGGACCGTCACCTCGGAGAGCCCGTGGGTGATCGACGAGATCGGCGACGCTCCTGACGCGGAGCCGCAGGTGGCGATCACGGGAACGAACGACCCCGTCGACGCCGGGGAGGTCCTCGAGGTGAGCGCCGAACTCGAGAACCCGACCGACGACGAGGTGACCCGGGACGTGGAGCTGATCGTCGGCCACGATCCGGAACTGGTCGACAGTCAGTCGGTGACCGTCGGTCCCGACGAGACCGAGTCGTTCGATCTCGAGTTCGAGACGGCCGAGGTACGGCGCACCCAGACGTTCCCCGTCCGCGTCGAGACCGAGGAGAGCGCGGACGAGTGGACGGTGACGGTGATCGGCACTGAAGACGTCGGGCCGGACGTGACGATTCTCGAGACGAATTCGCCGGTCCGGACCGGCGAGTTCCTCGAGGTGACGGCCGAAGTGGAGAACCCCCACGATTCGGCGTTCTCGCGGGAGATACAGCTCGTGGTCGGCCACGATCCCGACGTAGTCGAGACGAGAGGGCTGACGCTCGAGCCGGGCGAGACCGAGACGGTGACGATGGGCTACGAGACGGCGGTCGTCGAGCGCGACCAGGAGTTCCCGGTGCGCGTCGAGACGAAGGGGGACGCCGACGAGGTCCCGATCTTCGTCTACGTCGACGAGCCACCGGTTCTGGTGTCGATCCTCGAGACGAACGATCCCGTCGTCACTGCCGACGTTCTCGAGGTGATCGCCGAACTCGAGAACGTCGGCGACGCCGAGGCGAGTCAGGACGTCGACCTCGTCGTCGGTCACGACCCCCAGCGGGTCGACTCCGCCGCCGCGACCCTCGGCCCCGACGAGAGCGAGACGGTCGCCCTCGAGTTCGAGACGGCACTCGTCCGGCACACGCAGACGTTCCCCGCGCGAGTGAAAGGAGAGACCGACGCCGACGTTCGAGACGTCGAGGTGATCGGCACCGACGACCTCGACGTCGCAGTGACGATCACGGAGACGAACGATCCGGTCGACGCAGGGGAGTTTCTCGAGGTGATCGCCGAGGTCGAGAACGAAGGCGAGACTGCCGTCGAGCAGGAGTTCGAACTCGTCGTCGGCCACGATCCGACGGTCGAGGACAGCGCCGTCGTTCGGCTCGAGCCCGACGAACGCGAGACGATCGAACTCGGCTTCGAGACGGCGGTCGTCGAGAGCGATCAGGAGTTCCCGGTCCGAGTCGAGAGCGCGGCTGCTGCAGACGAACGGACGGTAACGGTCCGTGGCACGGGAGACGACGAGGAGGTCGAGTTCGATTTCCTCGACTGTACGACGGCCGAGGTCTCGGGCGCGTTCGAAGAGGGTGACGACCTGACCGTCGAGACGCTGTTCGTCGACTCCGCGGGACCGGGCAACGCCCACTTCTCCGTCGCGTTCGGCGACGAACTCGAGGCGCCGTTCTCGGGGACGGTTCGGTTCCAGGTCGCCAACGTGCTGGAGACCACGGTCGTCGCGGAAACAGACGACGAAATCGTCGTCGAGCTACCCGACGAGGGGTTCGGCTCGACGATCCACCTCGTCGCCGTCAACTGGACCAGTCCGGACGAGATCGGCGAGAGCAACCCCGAGGACTGCGTCGACGAGCGCCGGCCCGAGCGACCGACGATCGCGCTCGAGGAGGTCGCCCTCGTCGCCGGCGACGGGGAGTACGGAACCCACGCCGTCACCTTCGGTTACGAGAACCCCAACGACCTCCCGCTTGCCGGCGGCGAGTTCGTCTCGGGGACGACTCCCGACGAACCGGCCGTCCTCGAGCCCGGCACGGACTCGTTCACCGTCGAGTGGACGCCCGAATCGGCCGACGAACGGCTCGTCTGGGAGGTCGACCTCGAGGACTACCTCTACGACGAGGTGCTCCGGGCCGAGACGGAGCCGGCCGAGGAGTACGCGCCCGCCGAACCCGCGTTCTTCGAGGTGACGATCCTTCAGGCGCCGGACGTCGTCGAGGTCGGCGATCCGATCGAGGTGACCGCCGAGATCGAAAACGTCGGCGACGATCCCGGAGAACGGCTCGTCGAGTTGACCCTCGAGGGACGAGGGACCGTCGACGCGACGTGGTTGTCGCTCGAGGGAGGCACCGCCGAGACCGTCGTGCTGTCGTACCCTGCGACGCCGGCGGACGCGGGCGACCGGTCCGCGACGGTGAGTACAGACGACGACGCCGACTCGGTGCAGGTGACAGTGGAAGAGCTCGACCTGCCGGAGGATCCGGTAGAAGAGGACGATGCAGTGGTAGAAGAGGAGACGGAGACGGACGATCCACCCGAGGAGACGGCCGACGAGCAACCGCCGGACCCACCGGACGACCCTGCCGACGAAGCGGCGGACGAACCGCCGGCCGACGCCGGGGACGAAGACGTTCCAGCGGGAGAAGGCGACGAAGGCGGAAACGGAACCGGAGACGAAAACGAAGACGAAACGACGGGTGACGGGTAG